ACTTTTTCTCAGATGTGGTACATTGCTGAATGCTTTCAAAGGCCTCAGATCTCTCATACTCCACcaggcacatttttttttcctttttcctcttggtTGAAATACTTGTCAGTGAATTTCTCCATTGGCTATTTCTGTCTGTGTGTAAGTATTAAGCTGAAGAAAAGTGGCCAATACAGATGGCTGGTGCGCAATAGATATTTATGACCatcactgttaaaaaaaaaccccatgaatCACAGCTTGGAGGATCATTCCCACTATGACATTTTGAGTTAGCCAtatggtttttttcagttgcaaGCACAGAAATCCCACAACTAGGGCATTTTAATGCTctttggggaggtttttggtttttttttttttttttttttttcttatggatACAACAGAGTGCGCTcacctgaaaaggaaaaatgttgtcAGCTCTGTTCAAGCTGTCATCCATCCAGGATTTGGGAGCGAAGGCCGAGCTGGGTCGTGCATACTTCTGCAGCTGGATATGATTACTTGCAAAATTCTTCTTTAAGGGCGAGATGGAGTTCAAGGGGGTGATGCCTCCGTTCAGTCCCCGGCGGTGGTCTCGGCCCTGGGACCCTCCCCAGCCGCCGTatccgccgccgccggggctcCAGGAGGACGGGGTGGGCGACGGGCTTTGGTAGCTGCTCCACGGAGAAGGCGGCTTGTTAAGATTGTTGGCCAAATGAGGCAACTgattaaaagcagcatttctgtgtgtGAATGGAGGTGGGTGAGGACTTGCAGGAGACCTCCTCTGTTGCTGATGCTGATTGTGATGATGCTGGAAATGGGGGTGATGAGGGTGGTGCTGGGAGAGGGGTCCGATCTGGGGGGAAAAGCTACCCCCAAAGCCAGGGCTGACGTGATGTGGGAAATTCTGAAACAGCAGAGCACCATTATTAGCTGAGGCAGTAGGGACCCCTCCCTGGTGGAAAAAACTTGCATCTTCATTGATTATTgtagaagaagaaggagcaatAGCTGCAGACCAGTTACTAAAACCAGTCAGAGAAGATGCGGTGGATGTCAAGGGCTGTGTCGAAGTACCGAGCCCCGAAGCCTCTTGGTAATCAAATCCTGTTAAAACCGGCGATTCTAgtcttattttctcctttccattGCCATTCTCTGAAGAAGTATCGCCctggttttcttcagttttagtTTTCTCGGGTTCAGAGAGCATGCCTGCTTCCTGACTTTGACCAGGGGAAAGCTGCTGTTTTTCTAGGGACTCTTGCTTTTCCTGTTGCTGAGTTTTAGATTTTTCTGACCCCAGAATCTCATCCTGAATATTatgggcagctggagcaggaaagaGCCAAGCTGACCCAGCACTACTGCCATTGGCAGCTGtgttattatttataaaagcagcagggctgggggttgCATTCTGATGATGGTGTGGAGGCTGCAGATGTGGATGAAATCTGACTGGAAAAGCTGACTTATTTCCAGTGTTGTTTTGCACTAACACTCCAAACCCGTAATCCCCCATTTATTATATTTACGGTTTGAATCCTCCCTGTAAAAACAAGTTGATGTTTAGTGTTTAGCCTGTCCTCTTGTGAGGCAAGATTAGCAAGTATCCTGGTTTTCGCTAAATATTCCAGTGTCTCCCTCCACGCTATTTATTTCAGATTTGGATAAAgatgtttactttttttttttttttttctttttgcaaaagaTAGATCTCTTCAACTATTTCAATGTGTCAATTT
This portion of the Vidua macroura isolate BioBank_ID:100142 chromosome 15, ASM2450914v1, whole genome shotgun sequence genome encodes:
- the CPEB4 gene encoding cytoplasmic polyadenylation element-binding protein 4 isoform X2 translates to MGDYGFGVLVQNNTGNKSAFPVRFHPHLQPPHHHQNATPSPAAFINNNTAANGSSAGSAWLFPAPAAHNIQDEILGSEKSKTQQQEKQESLEKQQLSPGQSQEAGMLSEPEKTKTEENQGDTSSENGNGKEKIRLESPVLTGFDYQEASGLGTSTQPLTSTASSLTGFSNWSAAIAPSSSTIINEDASFFHQGGVPTASANNGALLFQNFPHHVSPGFGGSFSPQIGPLSQHHPHHPHFQHHHNQHQQQRRSPASPHPPPFTHRNAAFNQLPHLANNLNKPPSPWSSYQSPSPTPSSWSPGGGGYGGWGGSQGRDHRRGLNGGITPLNSISPLKKNFASNHIQLQKYARPSSAFAPKSWMDDSLNRADNIFPFQDRTRTFDMHSLENSLIDIMRAENDSLKGQSSLFPMEDGFLDDGRGDQSLHSGLGSPHCFSHQNGERVERYSRKVFVGGLPPDIDEDEITASFRRFGPLIVDWPHKAESKSYFPPKGYAFLLFQDESSVQALIDACIEEDGKLYLCVSSPTIKDKPVQIRPWNLSDSDFVMDGSQPLDPRKTIFVGGVPRPLRAVELAMIMDRLYGGVCYAGIDTDPELKYPKGAGRVAFSNQQSYIAAISARFVQLQHGEIDKRVEVKPYVLDDQLCDECQGARCGGKFAPFFCANVTCLQYYCEYCWAAIHSRAGREFHKPLVKEGGDRPRHISFRWN
- the CPEB4 gene encoding cytoplasmic polyadenylation element-binding protein 4 isoform X1 — its product is MGDYGFGVLVQNNTGNKSAFPVRFHPHLQPPHHHQNATPSPAAFINNNTAANGSSAGSAWLFPAPAAHNIQDEILGSEKSKTQQQEKQESLEKQQLSPGQSQEAGMLSEPEKTKTEENQGDTSSENGNGKEKIRLESPVLTGFDYQEASGLGTSTQPLTSTASSLTGFSNWSAAIAPSSSTIINEDASFFHQGGVPTASANNGALLFQNFPHHVSPGFGGSFSPQIGPLSQHHPHHPHFQHHHNQHQQQRRSPASPHPPPFTHRNAAFNQLPHLANNLNKPPSPWSSYQSPSPTPSSWSPGGGGYGGWGGSQGRDHRRGLNGGITPLNSISPLKKNFASNHIQLQKYARPSSAFAPKSWMDDSLNRADNIFPFQDRTRTFDMHSLENSLIDIMRAENDSLKARTYGRRRGQSSLFPMEDGFLDDGRGDQSLHSGLGSPHCFSHQNGERVERYSRKVFVGGLPPDIDEDEITASFRRFGPLIVDWPHKAESKSYFPPKGYAFLLFQDESSVQALIDACIEEDGKLYLCVSSPTIKDKPVQIRPWNLSDSDFVMDGSQPLDPRKTIFVGGVPRPLRAVELAMIMDRLYGGVCYAGIDTDPELKYPKGAGRVAFSNQQSYIAAISARFVQLQHGEIDKRVEVKPYVLDDQLCDECQGARCGGKFAPFFCANVTCLQYYCEYCWAAIHSRAGREFHKPLVKEGGDRPRHISFRWN